In Candidatus Methylomirabilis sp., the genomic stretch GAGGAAGATCTACGGCTAAACGCTCGGATCGGGCCGCGCGGCCGGACGCCCGGCCGCGCGGCCCTGTTTATGGGTGGAACGGGGTGAACCCGGGAGAAGGTCAGCAACAGGGCTCGGGCATCATCCCCGGCAGGATGGCGGACGCGCCGGCGCGGGAGGACATTGTGACGCGCCTGCCTGCCGTCCGGCCAGGTGCGTTCCGCCGCCTCCTGGAGCACGAGCAGTTCCTGGCGGCCCTCCTCCTCTCCCCGACTCTCGTCATCCTCGGTCTGTTCATCGCGTATCCCTTTGCGAAGGGGATCTGGCTCTCCGTTTCCAGCGCCACGGTGGGAAACCCCGGGGTCTTCATCGGGGCCGAGAACTTCGTGAAGGTGTGGAACGATTCGATCTTCCAGAAAGCCGCCCAGAACACGGTCATCTACACGGCGGTCGCGACGGTCTTCAAGCTCGGCCTCGGCATGATCCTCGCCTTGCTCCTCAACCACCACTTCCGGGGGAAGCGCCTGATCCGGGCCTCCATCCTCCTCCCGTTTATCATTCCCACCGTGCTCTCGACCTTCGCCTGGAAGTGGATGTTCGACCCGACCTTCAGCGTGATCAACTGGACGCTGTATTATTTCGGCCTCATCGCCCAGCGCATCCCCTGGCTCAGCGACTCGAACCTCGCCCTCGGCTCCGTCATCATTGTGAACGTGTGGCGGGGCATGCCGTTCTTTGCCATCACGCTCCTCGCCGGCCTGCAGACGGTCAACCCGGAACTCCACGAGGCAGCCGCGATGGACGGGGCAAATGGCTGGCAGCGCTTCTGGCGCATCACCTGGCCGCTCCTCCTGCCGGTGACGATGGTGGTGGTGCTCTTCTCGGTCATTCAGACCTTTGCCGACTTCCAGTTGGTCTATGTGCTCACCGGAGGCGGGCCGGCGAACTCGACCCACCTCTTTGCCACCTACGCCTACCAGATCGGGGTGGCAACCGGCCTCCTGGGCGAAGGGGCTGCCATCTCCCTTGCCATGTTCCCCATCCTGTTCGTGATCGTGATCCTCCAGTTGTGGTACATCCGCCGGGTGGAGGGGGCCTGAGGATGGGCATGATCCGGGGCCCCCGGTGGAAGCGGTGGGCCTTCTTCTACATCCCGCTCACCTTCTACCTCATCGGCCTCCTCTTCCCCTTCTACTGGATGCTGGTGACTTCGTTCCGCCCGGACAACGAACTCTACCGCTCCTGGCGGGCGGCTACCAACACCCCCCTCTGGACTCTGAACCCGACCCTCGAGCACTTCGTGTACCTGTTCACGAACACGGTCTTCGGGACGTGGCTGTACAACACCATGTTCATCGCCATCATGTCGACGCTCATCTCCCTCTTTTGCGGGTTGCTGGCCGGATACGCCCTGGCCCGCCTCCGGTTCCCGATGGCCGGGAGCCTGGGGACCTCGATCTTCGTCTCCTACCTCGTGCCCCCCACCCTCCTCTTCATCCCGCTGGCGGCCGTGATCCGCAACTTCCACCTCCAGGACTCCCCCTGGGCACTCATCCTGACCTCCCCGACCTTCCTGATCCCGTTCTGCACCTGGCTTCTGATGGGCTACTTCAAGACCATCCCGAGAGAATTGGAGGAATGCGCCCGCATCGACGGCGCCACCCGACTCCAGGCGATGATCCGGATCGTCTTCCCCATCGCCACCCCGGGGATTCTCTCCGCGGGGATCTTCGCCTTCACCCTCTCCTGGAACGAGTTCATCTATGCCCTGGTCTTCCTCTCCTCCCCCCAGCAGAAGACCGTGCCGGTGGGTGTGGTGAGCGAGCTCATCCGGGGCGACGTCTATTTCTGGGGCCCCCTGATGGCCGGCGCCCTGCTGGGCTCGGTGCCGGTCGCCCTCATCTACTCCTTCTTCGTCGAGCACTACGTCACCGGCCTCACCGGCGCCGTCAAAGGCTAAACACCACCCAACGCCCGAGTGAGCCCGGGATAAGGGGAGATGATCCTGTACGCCTGCGCGTCGCCGGCCTACACCGTGACCCTCCCGGAGCGGCATCCGTTCCCGATGGCCAAGTACCGGCTGGTTCGCGAACGGCTGCTGAGCGAGGGGGCGCTCTCCCCACGCCGCCTGATCCAGCCGGCGCAGGTGCCCGTTGAGCTCCTTGGCCTGGTCCACACCCAGGAGTACCTGGACCGACTCCTCACTGGCCGGCTGACGCGGCAGGAGGAGGTCCGGACCGGGTTTCCCTGGTCGCCCGCCATCGTCGCCCGCGCCCGGCATGCCGCGCAGGGAACGCTGATGGCGGCCCGCATCGCCCTGCGTGAAGGACTCGCGGCGAACCTGGCGGGCGGGAGCCACCACGCGTTCCCGGACCACGGGGAGGGCTACTGCCTTCTCAACGACGTGGCCGTGGCGATCCGCGTGCTGCAGGCGGAAGGGCGCATCCGCCGGGCGGCGATCCTGGACACCGACGCCCACCAGGGCAACGGGACGGCCGCCGCCTTCGCGGGCGATCCGACCATCTTCACCTTCTCGATCCACGGGGCCCGCAACTACCCCTTCCAGAAGGTCCCGGGCTCCTGGGACGAGCCCCTGCCGGATGGGACGAGCGACGAGGCCTACCTCGAGCGCCTGGACGGGCCGCTGCGCGCGGCCGCCGCCTTCGCCCCGGACCTCGCCTTCTACGTGTCGGGGGCCGACCCGTACCGGGGGGATCGGCTAGGCAGGCTCGGGCTCAGCCGCGACGGGCTCGCCCGCCGGGATCACCTGGTGACTTCCGGTTGCGTGCGGGCGGGGATCCCGGTGGTGGTGACGCTGGCGGGGGGCTACGCGGCCACTCTCGATGAGACCGTGGAGATCCACTGCACGACGGTGCGGACGGGGGCGCGGCTGTTCAAGGACACCTAGGCACGGACAGGAAACCTCAGGCGACGACGCCCGCCTCACGAAGCCGGGCGATGGCGGCCTTCTCCACGCCGAGCCACGCGAGCACCTCGTCGGTGTGCTGGCCGAGGGTCGGCGCCGGCCGGGCGATGCGGCCGGGGGTGCCGGACAGCTTGACCGGGATCCCGATGTTCTGGACGCGGCCGGCCACGGGGTGCTCGACCTCGACCGCCATCTCCCGGGCCCGCACGTGCGGGTCCGCATACACCTCGGCCAGGGTGTAGATCGGCCCGGCCGGGACCCCCGCCTCCTCGAGCCTCCTCAGCCAGTGCGTCGTCGTGTCTTGCTGAAAAACCTCCTCCAGGATCGCGGCCAGCTCCTGGTAGTGGGCGATTCGCGCCGCGTTCTCCCGGAACCGCGGGTCGGCGGAAAGGTCGGGCCGACCGATGGCCTGGCAGAGCATCTCCCACGTCCCCTGCGTCGCGGCCCCCACGCTGAGCGAGCCGTCTTTCGTCCGGAAGACCTGGTAGGGGGCGTTCAGCCGGTGGGCCGAGCCCATCGGCTCGGGATTCTCCCCCGTGGCGAAGAAGATGGCCGACTCCCAGAAGGTGTAGGCGATGGCCCCCTCGAGGAGCGAGGTGTCCACCAATTGCCCGCGGCCGGTCCGGAGCCGATGGATGTATGCGCACAGGACCCCGTACGCCGCGTACATCCCCGCGTTCAGGTCCGAGATCGGCACGCCCACCTTGGTCGGCGGCCCGCCGGGATGGCCCGTGCAACTGATGAGGCCGCTCATGCCCTGCGCCACCAGGTCGAAGCCCCCGCGCAGGCGGTAGGGCCCCGTCCGGCCGAACCCCGAGACCGAACAGTAGATGATCCCGGGGTGGATTTCGTGAAGCGCCTCGTACCCCAGGCCGAGCTTCTCCATCGTCCCGGGGCGGAAATTCTCCACCAGGACGTCGGCGCGGCGGGCGAGACGGCGGAACAGGTCCTTGCCCTCCTCCCGCTTCAGGTCGAGCGCGAGGCTCCGCTTGTTCCGGTTCATCGCCAGGAAGGCCGCCGACTCCCCCGCGATGAAGGGGGGGCCCATCCGCCTCGTGTCGTCCCCCCCGTCGGGGCGCTCCACCTTGATGACGTCGGCGCCCATGTCCGCCAAGAGCAGGGTGCAGAAGGGCCCCGCCATGATCTGCGTGGCGTCGAGGACCACCATGCCCTCGAGCGGTCGCGCCACCTGTCCGCCCGCCTCACCCGCCGCCATCGGCCCCTCCCGAGCCCCGTCCCACCCTCAGCGCCCCTTGAACTCGGGCCGGCGCTTCTCCAGAAACGCCAGACGCCCCTCCTGGAAGTCCGCGGTGTCGTAGCAGGCGAGGGGGAGCCCCTCCTGCTCCGGGCTCAGCCCCTCCAGGCGTGGGTTGGCCAGGACAGTCTCGAGGATCCGCTTGTGCCCCCGGTGAGCGAGCGGCGCCAGGGCGGCCACCTCTTTCGCCAGCGTCCGGACCCGCTCCTCGATGTCGCCCAGGGGCACGAGCCGCGAGATGAGTCCCACCCGCAGCGCCTCTTCGGCATCCAGGAGGCGGGCCGTGAGCAGGATGTCCATGGCGACCCCGGGCCCGACCAGGTGGACGAGCCGCCGCATCTCCCGGTACCCGACCAGGAGCCCCAGTTTGGCGCTCGGGATGCCGAACCGGCTGTTGTCAGCCGCCACCCGGAGGTCGGTCGCGGTGGCGAGTTCGCACCCGCCGCCGACGCAGTACCCGGTGATCTGGGAGATGGTGGGCTTCGGCAACCCGGCGATCGCGTCGAGGGCAGCCTCGACCGCGACCGAGTACTCCCGGGCCACCGTGGAGTTCTTGCGCCACCGGTCGAACTCGGCGATGTCGGCCCCCGCGGAGAATGCCTCCTGTCCCGTGCCCCGGAAGAGCACCACCCGGACCCCCTCGTCCTTCCCGCACACCCCCATGAGGCGGGCGAGCTCCCGCCACATCTCGTAGTGGATCGCGTTGCGCTGCTGCGGCCGATTGAAGGTCACGGTCGCGACGCCGTCGCGCCGCTCGAACAGGAGATCCTGGCTCATGGCCGTCCTGCCTCCTCCTCCCGGACGATCGCCTCCACGGCCGTCGCCTGCCGCTCGACCGTATCGCGCGAATCGTTTTCCGTCACTCCCCAGTAGACGACCTGAAAGTAGTGCGCCAGCTCGTGGGCCAGCAGGTCGGGCCGCCCCGGCTCAACCACGATCAGGTTCGCCGAAGGAATGTAGGCCGGGAAGACGCGACCGTTCGTGTCAAGGCCGAGGAGGCTGGAGAACCGCTCCGGAGCGATCTCCTGCCGCAGGACGATCTGCGGGCAGGGCCGGGCGGCCTCGACCCGGACGTGCATCAGGTCGGCCACCCGATCGAAGATCCGGCGGGCCTCCCCCTCCCCGCAGGCGCCGGCGGGCGCCCCTATTGCCCCGAGGAGCAGCACGAGCCCCGGGATCAGGAGATTTTGATGATATCGAGGATGAAGAGGCTGATCCATGGCACGTAGGTGACCAGGAGGGTGACGAAGACCAGCACCAGGGTGTACGCGAACCCGGCCTTGAACACCTCCCAGAAGGGCAGCCCGGCGATCGCCGACGTGGTCAGCAGGACCGTGGCGACCGGCGGGGTCTGCTGCCCCACCCCCAAGTTGATGGTGACGATGATCCCGAAGTGAATGGGGTCAATCCCCAGTTGCCGGATGAGGGGCATGACGATCGGCACGATGAGGATGATCGCGGCCGCACTGTGGAGGAACATCCCGGCCAGCAGGAAGAAGACGTTCAGGAACAGGAGGATCAGGTACTTGTTGGAGGTCGTCTGCAGGATGGCCTGGGCGAACTGCTGGGGGATGCGCTCATTGGTCAGGTACCAGCCGAGGACCGCGGAGGCCGCCACGATCATCATCACCGAAGCGGTCTGGAGGGACGACTCCCGGATGACCTCGGCCAGGTGCGACCGGGGGACCTCCCGGTAGATGAAGACGCCGATGAGGAAGGCCGCGACCGCCGCCAGGGCGGCGACCTCCGTGGCGGTCGCGATCCCGAAGAGGATCCCCCCCCAGATCACCACAGGGATCAGGAGCGCCCAGCCGGATTCGAGGGTGGCCGTCCCCACCCGGCGGAGCGAGAAACCCTCCTCCACCGGGAAGCGGTACTTCC encodes the following:
- a CDS encoding sugar ABC transporter permease, producing the protein MADAPAREDIVTRLPAVRPGAFRRLLEHEQFLAALLLSPTLVILGLFIAYPFAKGIWLSVSSATVGNPGVFIGAENFVKVWNDSIFQKAAQNTVIYTAVATVFKLGLGMILALLLNHHFRGKRLIRASILLPFIIPTVLSTFAWKWMFDPTFSVINWTLYYFGLIAQRIPWLSDSNLALGSVIIVNVWRGMPFFAITLLAGLQTVNPELHEAAAMDGANGWQRFWRITWPLLLPVTMVVVLFSVIQTFADFQLVYVLTGGGPANSTHLFATYAYQIGVATGLLGEGAAISLAMFPILFVIVILQLWYIRRVEGA
- a CDS encoding carbohydrate ABC transporter permease, with amino-acid sequence MIRGPRWKRWAFFYIPLTFYLIGLLFPFYWMLVTSFRPDNELYRSWRAATNTPLWTLNPTLEHFVYLFTNTVFGTWLYNTMFIAIMSTLISLFCGLLAGYALARLRFPMAGSLGTSIFVSYLVPPTLLFIPLAAVIRNFHLQDSPWALILTSPTFLIPFCTWLLMGYFKTIPRELEECARIDGATRLQAMIRIVFPIATPGILSAGIFAFTLSWNEFIYALVFLSSPQQKTVPVGVVSELIRGDVYFWGPLMAGALLGSVPVALIYSFFVEHYVTGLTGAVKG
- a CDS encoding histone deacetylase, which translates into the protein MILYACASPAYTVTLPERHPFPMAKYRLVRERLLSEGALSPRRLIQPAQVPVELLGLVHTQEYLDRLLTGRLTRQEEVRTGFPWSPAIVARARHAAQGTLMAARIALREGLAANLAGGSHHAFPDHGEGYCLLNDVAVAIRVLQAEGRIRRAAILDTDAHQGNGTAAAFAGDPTIFTFSIHGARNYPFQKVPGSWDEPLPDGTSDEAYLERLDGPLRAAAAFAPDLAFYVSGADPYRGDRLGRLGLSRDGLARRDHLVTSGCVRAGIPVVVTLAGGYAATLDETVEIHCTTVRTGARLFKDT
- a CDS encoding CoA transferase, translating into MAAGEAGGQVARPLEGMVVLDATQIMAGPFCTLLLADMGADVIKVERPDGGDDTRRMGPPFIAGESAAFLAMNRNKRSLALDLKREEGKDLFRRLARRADVLVENFRPGTMEKLGLGYEALHEIHPGIIYCSVSGFGRTGPYRLRGGFDLVAQGMSGLISCTGHPGGPPTKVGVPISDLNAGMYAAYGVLCAYIHRLRTGRGQLVDTSLLEGAIAYTFWESAIFFATGENPEPMGSAHRLNAPYQVFRTKDGSLSVGAATQGTWEMLCQAIGRPDLSADPRFRENAARIAHYQELAAILEEVFQQDTTTHWLRRLEEAGVPAGPIYTLAEVYADPHVRAREMAVEVEHPVAGRVQNIGIPVKLSGTPGRIARPAPTLGQHTDEVLAWLGVEKAAIARLREAGVVA
- a CDS encoding enoyl-CoA hydratase-related protein — its product is MSQDLLFERRDGVATVTFNRPQQRNAIHYEMWRELARLMGVCGKDEGVRVVLFRGTGQEAFSAGADIAEFDRWRKNSTVAREYSVAVEAALDAIAGLPKPTISQITGYCVGGGCELATATDLRVAADNSRFGIPSAKLGLLVGYREMRRLVHLVGPGVAMDILLTARLLDAEEALRVGLISRLVPLGDIEERVRTLAKEVAALAPLAHRGHKRILETVLANPRLEGLSPEQEGLPLACYDTADFQEGRLAFLEKRRPEFKGR
- a CDS encoding TRAP transporter large permease, which translates into the protein MEWLILVIILGLTALGVPIGYALVLSTAVFLVAKGAAPLAVIPLNLFAGSSSFPLLAIPLFILAGGLMETSGISLRLVNLASSLVGHIRGGLAMVTILATMIQSEISGSSVADAAAIGKVVIPAMERRGYPRAFSAAVVSNAASAAILIPPSIPMIIYAWMAEESVAKLFLAGFAPGFLAGGCMMLLSYYYARKYRFPVEEGFSLRRVGTATLESGWALLIPVVIWGGILFGIATATEVAALAAVAAFLIGVFIYREVPRSHLAEVIRESSLQTASVMMIVAASAVLGWYLTNERIPQQFAQAILQTTSNKYLILLFLNVFFLLAGMFLHSAAAIILIVPIVMPLIRQLGIDPIHFGIIVTINLGVGQQTPPVATVLLTTSAIAGLPFWEVFKAGFAYTLVLVFVTLLVTYVPWISLFILDIIKIS